In Clavibacter californiensis, the sequence CGTCGTCGACGCGGAGTCCATCCGGCAGGCCGCGTCCGTCGGACAGGGGGCCTGAGCATGGAGCCCATCACCCGCGTCACCGGCACCGCCGTGCCGCTCGAGCGGTCGAACGTCGACACCGACCAGATCGTCCCCTCGCAGTTCCTCAAGCGCGTCACCAAGACCGGCTTCGAGGACGCACTCTTCTTCCAGTGGCGCAAGGACCCCGCGTTCTTCGTCAACCAGCCGGTCTACGAGGGCGCCACCGTCCTCGTCGCCGGTCCGGACTTCGGCATCGGATCCTCGCGCGAGCACGCCGTGTGGGCGCTCCGCGACTACGGCTTCCGCGCCGTGCTCAGCCCGAGGTTCGGCGACATCTTCCGCGGCAACTCGGGGAAGCAGGGCCTCCTCACGGGACTCGTGACGGAGGACGACGTCGAGAGGCTGTGGGCCGCCATGGACGCGGAGCCCGGACTCGACCTCACCGTCGACCTCGTCGAGCGGATCGCCACGGCACCCGGCCTGACGGTCCCGTTCGAGATCGACGAATACACTCGGTGGCGGCTCCTCGAGGGGCTCGACGACATCGCCCTCACCCTCCGGGACGAGGACGCCATCACCACCTTCGAACACCGACGGGCCTCATGGCGCCCGCGCACCTTGCCGGCCCGGCCGGCAGCTCTGGAGAACTGAATGAACTCACTAGTCAGCGACGCCAAGAAGGCGGGAGAGCGAGTGGGTCTCCTGTCCGACTCCATCGTCATCAACGGCGGCATCCCGCTGCGCGGCCGCATCGAGGTCCGCGGGGCGAAGAACCTGGCCACGAAGGCCATGGTCGCCTCGCTCCTCGGCGAGAGCCCCAGCCTCCTGCGCTCGGTGCCCGACATCAGCGACGTCCGCGTCGTTTCCGGCCTCCTCGAGGTGCACGGCGTGACGCTCCGCAAGGGCGAGCAGGAGGGCGACCTCATCCTCGACCCGAAGGACGTCGAGAGCGCCCACATGGCGGACATCGACGCTCACGCCGGCAGCTCGCGGATCCCGATCCTCTTCTGCGGGCCGCTGCTGCACCGCCTCGGCGAGGCGTTCATCCCCGAC encodes:
- the leuD gene encoding 3-isopropylmalate dehydratase small subunit, whose translation is MEPITRVTGTAVPLERSNVDTDQIVPSQFLKRVTKTGFEDALFFQWRKDPAFFVNQPVYEGATVLVAGPDFGIGSSREHAVWALRDYGFRAVLSPRFGDIFRGNSGKQGLLTGLVTEDDVERLWAAMDAEPGLDLTVDLVERIATAPGLTVPFEIDEYTRWRLLEGLDDIALTLRDEDAITTFEHRRASWRPRTLPARPAALEN